TAAAAAAGCAGAAAGTCCGCTTGGCTATTGGCCTTGCGGACTTTTTTGAACTTCTTTGGAAGTCTTTATGGTGCCGAGGGCGGGACTCGAACCCGCACGAGAATTCTCACTACCCCCTCAAGATAGCGTGTCTACCAGTTCCACCACCTCGGCGCAGACAAGGCTTCTATCGCATAGTGCTGGTAATGGCAAGTGTTTTTTCCATCTTGGCGGGCTTGCGCTCCAAAGCCGTTGCGGCTACTCTTTCAAGCCCGATGGAGTGAGGCATGGACGAAACCGTACAAAAATTTCTGCGTAACGCGGGCCCGGTGCTCTGCGTGGACATCGGCAGCGGCACACAAGATGCCCTGCTGGCCCGGCCCGGCCTGGAAGGCGAGAACTGGCCGCGTTTTGTGCTGCCCGCGCCGGCCCGTCTGACGGCCCAGCGCATCCGCGAGCTCACGCTTCTGCGGCGCAACATCTGGCTTTACGGCGGCAACATGGGCGGGGGATTCACCCAGGCCATCAAGGAGCACCTGGCCGCCGGCCTGGCGGTCTTTTCCACGGCTCCGGCCACCCGCGGCATCCACGACAGCGAAGATGTGGTGCGCGCCTTGGGCGTGACCATCAGCGCCAACTGCCCGGAAAACTGCGTTCCCGTATTCCTGACCGACTACGCTCCGGACTTCTGGGCCGGCATACTGCGCTTAGCGGGCTTGCCGCAACCGCATCTGGTGCTGGCCGCCGCACAGGATCACGGTTTTCACGTCTACAACAACCGGCAGGGCCGCATGCGCGGCTGGAGCGACCTTCTGACCGCCTCCGCAGACCCGACCAGCTGGATCCATGCTGCGCCGCCGCCTTCGCTGACCCGCATGCAGGCCCTGCACGAGAAGACCGGCGGCCCCGTGGCCGACACGGGCACCAGCGCCTTGCTGGGG
This portion of the Desulfovibrio legallii genome encodes:
- a CDS encoding DUF1786 domain-containing protein, with amino-acid sequence MDETVQKFLRNAGPVLCVDIGSGTQDALLARPGLEGENWPRFVLPAPARLTAQRIRELTLLRRNIWLYGGNMGGGFTQAIKEHLAAGLAVFSTAPATRGIHDSEDVVRALGVTISANCPENCVPVFLTDYAPDFWAGILRLAGLPQPHLVLAAAQDHGFHVYNNRQGRMRGWSDLLTASADPTSWIHAAPPPSLTRMQALHEKTGGPVADTGTSALLGALCDPAVLERSFRQGLTIVNVGNGHTVAALLYQGKVRGIYEHHTGMRTREQLLEDLEQFRKHWLPAEAVQASGGHGTAFGPACEEAGGYAPTFITGPKRALLEGCGTFLAPHGDMMLAGCFGLLWGWAHRQAK